In Aggregatibacter sp. 2125159857, one DNA window encodes the following:
- a CDS encoding NAD(P)/FAD-dependent oxidoreductase produces the protein MKNIVIVGGGAGGLELATYLGNKLGRKKRANVTLIDRNQTHLWKPLLHELATGALDDGVEALSYRAHAHNHHFHFEQGSMVGLNRQHKYVELAPIYGEDGDMIVVSRRIPYDYLVIAIGSKSNDFNTKGVAENCIFLDSPAQAMRFQQKMLELFLKFRENQALDDIGEEESKQQLAEDGHINIAIVGAGATGVELSAELYNAAEHLSSYGYGEIDSSRLKVTLIEAGPRILPALPERISNDATEELSKLGVKVKTNTMIVEADKKCLITKDGSQIPADLIVWSAGIRTSSITQNFDGLEINRINQLVVKKTLQTTEDDTIFAMGDCCFFMQDDGKPIPPKAQAAHQMASFCAKNIIALFEGKLLKEFKYNDKGSLVSLSEFTAFGALGGKLTGGSSMTIEGKIAQWMYVSLYRMHQAALHGCFKTGLIIVVGRLNRFLRPSLKLH, from the coding sequence ATGAAAAACATCGTTATCGTTGGTGGGGGAGCCGGTGGTTTAGAGCTGGCGACTTATTTAGGAAACAAATTGGGGCGTAAAAAGCGTGCAAATGTCACGTTGATCGATCGGAATCAAACGCATTTGTGGAAGCCCTTATTACACGAATTGGCGACAGGCGCCTTGGATGATGGGGTAGAGGCGTTGAGTTATCGTGCGCATGCGCATAATCATCATTTCCATTTTGAGCAAGGATCTATGGTCGGTTTAAATCGTCAACATAAATACGTAGAACTTGCGCCGATATATGGTGAAGACGGCGATATGATTGTGGTCTCCCGTCGTATTCCTTATGATTATTTAGTCATTGCTATCGGAAGTAAATCGAATGATTTCAATACGAAAGGTGTTGCGGAGAATTGCATCTTTTTAGATAGCCCGGCACAAGCAATGCGCTTTCAACAGAAAATGTTGGAATTATTCTTAAAATTCCGTGAAAACCAAGCGTTGGATGATATTGGCGAAGAAGAAAGCAAGCAGCAATTAGCGGAGGACGGCCACATTAATATTGCGATTGTGGGCGCCGGTGCGACGGGGGTTGAGCTGTCTGCCGAGCTATATAATGCCGCAGAACATCTGTCTTCCTATGGTTATGGCGAAATTGACAGCAGTCGTTTAAAAGTTACCTTGATTGAGGCAGGCCCGCGAATTTTACCGGCTTTGCCTGAACGCATTTCTAATGATGCAACAGAAGAATTAAGCAAGTTAGGTGTAAAAGTAAAAACCAATACCATGATCGTCGAGGCAGATAAAAAATGCTTGATTACCAAAGATGGTAGCCAAATTCCGGCAGATTTAATCGTGTGGTCAGCAGGTATTCGAACTTCATCCATTACCCAAAATTTTGATGGCTTAGAAATCAATCGAATTAATCAGTTAGTTGTGAAGAAAACCCTGCAAACGACAGAAGATGACACGATTTTTGCTATGGGCGATTGCTGTTTCTTTATGCAAGATGATGGAAAGCCTATTCCGCCGAAAGCGCAAGCGGCTCATCAAATGGCCAGTTTCTGTGCGAAAAACATTATTGCCTTATTTGAAGGGAAACTGCTGAAAGAATTTAAATATAACGATAAAGGATCGTTGGTTTCATTATCTGAATTTACCGCATTTGGTGCATTAGGTGGCAAATTAACCGGTGGTTCATCGATGACCATCGAAGGTAAAATTGCCCAATGGATGTACGTTTCCCTGTATCGTATGCACCAAGCGGCTTTGCATGGGTGTTTTAAAACCGGCTTAATTATTGTAGTCGGCCGTTTAAATCGTTTCTTGCGTCCATCCTTAAAACTACATTAA